The proteins below come from a single Chryseobacterium bernardetii genomic window:
- a CDS encoding response regulator transcription factor, whose translation MRVLLVEDEISISGFLKEGLEEEGFAVDTADNGKKGLEMALDYLNEYDIILLDWMVPGMSGIEICRAIRKENKEIPIIFLTAKDTVDDTVFALETGANDYLKKPFAFEELLARMRVLLRNKKGEGTIFEAGNIRMDIEAHSVTKNNIPVALTQKEFALLEYLLRNKGKVCRRSRIIEKIWDVHFDKDTAVIDVFVNVLRKKLDDKNHQSFLETIRGVGYRINDHETEL comes from the coding sequence ATGAGAGTATTACTGGTAGAAGATGAAATTTCTATTTCCGGCTTCCTTAAAGAAGGCCTGGAAGAGGAGGGTTTTGCTGTAGACACTGCAGATAATGGGAAAAAAGGTCTGGAAATGGCACTGGACTATCTTAATGAATATGACATCATTCTGCTTGACTGGATGGTTCCCGGCATGAGTGGCATAGAAATCTGCAGAGCTATAAGGAAAGAAAATAAAGAGATCCCTATTATTTTTTTAACGGCAAAAGATACTGTTGATGATACTGTTTTTGCGCTTGAAACCGGAGCCAACGATTACCTTAAAAAGCCTTTTGCTTTTGAAGAGCTTCTTGCCAGAATGAGGGTTCTGCTCAGAAACAAAAAAGGAGAAGGTACCATCTTTGAGGCAGGCAATATACGGATGGATATTGAAGCCCATAGTGTTACTAAAAATAATATTCCTGTTGCACTCACCCAGAAAGAATTTGCATTGCTGGAATATCTGCTGCGCAATAAAGGAAAAGTATGCAGACGCTCGCGCATTATTGAAAAAATATGGGATGTTCATTTTGATAAAGATACTGCTGTGATTGATGTTTTCGTTAATGTTCTCAGAAAAAAACTGGATGATAAAAACCATCAGTCCTTTCTGGAAACAATCCGCGGTGTAGGATATAGAATTAACGATCATGAAACTGAGCTTTAA
- a CDS encoding DUF2231 domain-containing protein has translation MISQTHLHAMIIHFPIALLMVGFLSELVSLFQKRIFFRTAAFYLLLLGTFGTIFSYISGNAAGSGIQEGTLGKIIHLHKQAATFALWLSVITAMVYIVIFTSGQDNKWIKVVIFILFAATVAAIARTGYWGGQLVYKHGAGIELGLPGLNEN, from the coding sequence ATGATTTCTCAGACCCATTTACACGCAATGATTATTCATTTTCCTATAGCACTTCTAATGGTCGGCTTTTTATCAGAATTGGTTTCCTTGTTCCAAAAGAGAATATTTTTCAGAACGGCTGCATTTTATTTATTACTGTTAGGTACGTTTGGAACCATCTTCTCATATATTTCAGGAAATGCAGCAGGAAGCGGCATACAAGAAGGTACTTTAGGTAAAATAATCCATTTACATAAACAAGCAGCAACCTTTGCTTTATGGCTATCCGTAATTACAGCAATGGTTTACATTGTAATATTTACTTCGGGCCAGGATAATAAATGGATAAAGGTGGTCATTTTTATTCTTTTTGCAGCAACCGTTGCTGCCATTGCCAGAACAGGATACTGGGGCGGACAGTTGGTTTATAAACATGGAGCAGGCATAGAACTGGGATTACCAGGCCTGAACGAAAACTAA
- a CDS encoding outer membrane beta-barrel protein codes for MKKIVLMSALAIAGLFSAQEKDQGLKGTWFATAQAGYQSTKDGTENGKSSSTTILPVVGYFIGPSTALGVAVGNVGVKSENQLGSNVTLKTNLLVIEPLARKYWNIHGGLFFFGQLALPIITGKTKVTANGVAVPDSEIKVNQFGLALSGGLDYVLTKHFTVEFSYNLANLSFTTIKNYPGTTKDIKTTDFALAHVATVTPQYNAAIFGPSGTAIAPLSFGFKFLF; via the coding sequence ATGAAAAAAATCGTATTGATGAGTGCACTTGCAATAGCAGGATTATTCAGTGCACAGGAAAAAGACCAAGGATTAAAAGGTACTTGGTTTGCAACAGCTCAAGCTGGATATCAAAGCACAAAAGATGGGACTGAAAACGGAAAATCATCCAGTACAACAATTTTACCTGTCGTGGGATATTTTATTGGTCCATCCACAGCTCTTGGTGTTGCCGTAGGAAATGTAGGTGTTAAATCAGAAAATCAGCTCGGATCTAATGTAACGCTGAAAACCAACCTGCTTGTTATAGAACCTTTAGCCAGGAAATATTGGAATATTCATGGAGGGTTATTCTTTTTTGGACAGTTGGCACTTCCTATAATCACAGGGAAAACAAAAGTAACGGCTAACGGAGTGGCTGTACCAGACAGTGAGATCAAGGTCAACCAGTTTGGACTGGCTCTGTCCGGAGGTCTGGATTATGTATTGACAAAACATTTCACAGTAGAATTTTCCTATAATCTGGCAAATCTGTCTTTCACCACAATTAAAAATTATCCCGGAACAACAAAAGACATCAAAACCACAGATTTTGCATTAGCACATGTTGCTACAGTAACCCCTCAATACAACGCCGCCATATTTGGGCCTTCCGGAACAGCTATCGCGCCTTTATCATTTGGATTTAAATTTTTATTCTAG
- a CDS encoding porin, with translation MKKNYRSLLYTPLFLGFIFSNAQTKDTIRIPVKDSLATQTQKAVEVKYPQFQFKGIFQGRYTLGMTKDVDVNGLHHSDHSGTDNGFSLKYMRVQAQAQISKRTVVAVLANLADFKNDPKGGVLENAYIKYTFNPKIAITVGQFRPWFGIEETYPIDIIKSLDWSNQYSLFGKLGWTSFQIGASIGGQVKLGKLPLQYAVSVVNGNGKNQINDNDNGKQYSTRLVLGLSPKHNFNLGLNGGVGEVFSKKVYAVGVDVTGAIQFDPRWILDLQLEAKQAINHVLYNSLADNVRTSNPDDYLARGVYVLPNLRYNLNYKHLTAIDLSIRYEYLDSNFRIDSNPRQTFTPMLAMEFLKDYGARIQLGVQMDRYKKQKDNTNQYNNNLFIVQLQGRF, from the coding sequence ATGAAAAAAAATTACAGAAGCTTACTGTACACTCCCCTATTTTTAGGATTTATTTTCAGTAATGCGCAAACCAAAGACACTATCAGGATTCCTGTAAAGGATTCACTGGCAACCCAAACTCAAAAGGCTGTTGAGGTTAAATATCCGCAGTTCCAGTTTAAAGGCATTTTTCAGGGCCGTTACACATTAGGAATGACAAAAGATGTGGATGTAAATGGCCTTCATCACAGTGATCACAGCGGCACAGATAACGGCTTCTCCCTTAAGTATATGAGAGTACAGGCGCAAGCACAAATCAGTAAACGTACTGTAGTTGCAGTACTTGCCAATCTTGCTGATTTTAAAAACGACCCTAAAGGAGGTGTTTTGGAGAATGCTTACATTAAGTATACTTTCAATCCTAAAATAGCCATTACCGTAGGACAGTTCCGGCCATGGTTTGGTATTGAGGAAACTTATCCCATTGATATTATTAAATCCCTGGACTGGTCTAACCAGTATTCATTATTTGGTAAATTAGGCTGGACAAGTTTTCAAATAGGGGCTTCCATAGGGGGACAGGTAAAGCTGGGAAAACTTCCTTTACAGTATGCCGTATCTGTGGTTAACGGAAATGGCAAAAACCAGATTAATGACAACGATAACGGCAAACAGTACTCTACACGTCTGGTACTGGGATTATCTCCTAAACACAATTTTAATCTTGGGTTAAATGGCGGTGTGGGCGAAGTTTTCAGTAAGAAAGTATACGCTGTTGGAGTAGATGTTACCGGAGCTATTCAGTTTGATCCCCGTTGGATCCTGGATTTGCAGCTGGAAGCTAAGCAGGCCATCAATCATGTATTATACAATTCTCTGGCTGACAATGTCAGAACTTCTAATCCTGACGATTATCTGGCGCGGGGTGTTTATGTTCTGCCTAACCTTCGATATAATCTCAACTATAAGCACCTCACTGCTATTGATCTATCCATCCGGTATGAATACCTGGATAGTAATTTCAGAATAGATTCCAATCCCAGACAAACCTTTACTCCCATGCTGGCCATGGAGTTCCTGAAGGATTATGGTGCGAGAATACAGCTTGGAGTACAGATGGACCGTTATAAAAAACAGAAAGACAATACGAATCAATACAACAATAATCTGTTTATAGTTCAGCTACAGGGACGGTTCTGA
- a CDS encoding MBL fold metallo-hydrolase, whose translation MRIEQIYTGCLAHGAYYISSNGEAAIIDPLREILPYLERLKNDGVKLKYIFETHFHADFVSGHLDLANETSATIVYGPTAQPGFAAYIAEDNEIFKVGNITIKVIHTPGHTMESSCFLLIDEKGKETALFSGDTLFLGDVGRPDLAQKAAHMTKEELAGVLYKSIYHKILPHGDDIIVYPGHGEGSLCGKKMMKETSDTLGNQKKVNYALNQPNEESFISAVLDGLSAPPGYFEMNAAMNKAGYESFDSVLQHGMNPLSAEEFEAKANAGEVMILDTRDAGEFAQGFIENSVNIGLKGTFAPWVGAVIQNVQQPILLIAEKGKHEEAITRLSRVGFDNVVGYLEGGFEAWKKTGKKVCHIHRIPAEEFVSKMDDGSLSIDVRTEREYLESALKAHNKPLANISKWIEETDAHNHFYLYCQGGYRSMIAASMLYRRGYTNFTEVEGGYTAISQAMAELI comes from the coding sequence ATGAGAATAGAACAAATTTATACAGGTTGTCTGGCTCATGGGGCATATTATATCTCTTCGAATGGAGAAGCCGCTATTATTGATCCGTTGCGGGAAATATTACCCTACCTGGAAAGATTGAAAAATGACGGAGTGAAACTCAAATATATTTTCGAAACTCATTTTCACGCTGATTTTGTAAGCGGACATCTGGATCTGGCTAATGAAACTTCAGCAACAATCGTATACGGGCCAACAGCTCAACCTGGTTTTGCTGCTTATATAGCAGAAGATAATGAGATTTTTAAAGTAGGAAATATTACCATAAAAGTAATTCATACTCCCGGGCATACCATGGAAAGCTCCTGCTTTCTGCTTATTGATGAAAAGGGCAAAGAAACAGCCTTATTCAGCGGTGACACCTTGTTTCTCGGAGATGTGGGAAGACCTGATCTGGCTCAGAAAGCAGCTCATATGACTAAAGAAGAGCTGGCTGGAGTTCTCTATAAAAGTATATATCATAAAATTTTACCACACGGCGATGATATCATTGTTTATCCAGGGCATGGTGAAGGCTCGTTGTGTGGAAAAAAAATGATGAAGGAAACCTCAGATACTTTGGGAAATCAGAAAAAGGTAAATTATGCCCTCAACCAGCCAAACGAGGAATCTTTTATTTCGGCAGTGCTGGACGGTCTTTCTGCTCCGCCAGGGTATTTTGAAATGAATGCAGCTATGAATAAAGCGGGTTACGAAAGTTTTGACAGTGTACTACAGCATGGTATGAACCCTCTTTCAGCAGAGGAATTTGAAGCTAAAGCAAATGCTGGGGAAGTAATGATTCTGGATACGCGGGATGCAGGTGAATTTGCTCAGGGCTTCATAGAAAATTCAGTGAATATTGGACTAAAAGGGACTTTTGCACCCTGGGTAGGTGCAGTAATTCAAAATGTACAGCAGCCCATTCTGCTGATTGCTGAAAAAGGAAAACATGAAGAAGCGATCACCCGCCTGAGCAGGGTTGGATTTGATAATGTAGTGGGATACCTGGAGGGCGGATTTGAAGCCTGGAAAAAAACAGGAAAAAAGGTATGCCACATTCACCGTATCCCTGCAGAGGAATTTGTCTCCAAAATGGATGATGGCAGCCTAAGCATTGATGTGAGAACAGAAAGGGAATACCTGGAATCTGCTTTGAAAGCACATAATAAACCTTTAGCTAATATAAGCAAATGGATAGAGGAAACTGATGCCCACAATCATTTTTACCTGTACTGCCAGGGAGGCTACAGAAGTATGATTGCGGCAAGTATGCTGTACAGAAGAGGATACACCAACTTTACGGAGGTGGAAGGCGGCTATACAGCCATTAGCCAGGCTATGGCTGAATTAATATAA
- a CDS encoding anion permease, with protein sequence MKEINIKNIAVTFAIALAIWFIPVPDGVTPEAWHLFAIFVATILGIILKAAPMGTMCMMAIGFTALTQVLAPGDTGKSITKALSGFGDKVIWLIGISFFIARGFIKTGLGNRIAFLFIQVFGKSSLGLAYGLGLADMCLAPAIPSNTARGGGIIYPIMKSMAISFGSVPDQPQTHRKLGSFLTLNSYYMNLITSSMFLTGTASNPMCQKFAANLGIDISWMSWAAAGFIPGLAAFFVVPLVLYKLYPPELKKTDGAQKMATEKLKEMGAVSRNEWLMLLAFFILLFLWIFGSTLSIDATTTAFIGLTLLLLTSVLTWEDVKSEKGAWDTIVWFAVLVMMASSLNELGFIGWFSDLIKAKIGGLSWQVAFPVIILVYFFSHYIFASATAHVAAMYAALLGVGISLGIPPMLLAMMLGFMGSIYGVLTHYGHGPAPVYFGSGYVELKVWWLRGLEIGIVLLIIYMAIGGLWMKVLGYY encoded by the coding sequence ATGAAAGAGATTAATATCAAAAACATTGCAGTCACTTTTGCAATTGCGCTAGCCATCTGGTTTATACCGGTTCCGGATGGTGTAACTCCGGAGGCCTGGCATTTGTTTGCCATCTTTGTTGCGACTATTTTAGGAATCATCTTAAAGGCTGCTCCTATGGGTACCATGTGTATGATGGCTATAGGTTTTACTGCACTTACACAGGTACTGGCTCCCGGGGACACCGGCAAATCAATCACGAAGGCACTCTCCGGATTTGGAGATAAAGTAATCTGGTTAATAGGGATATCTTTCTTTATTGCCCGTGGCTTTATCAAAACCGGACTGGGGAATCGCATAGCCTTTTTATTTATCCAAGTTTTCGGAAAAAGCTCCCTTGGGCTTGCATATGGGCTAGGTCTGGCAGATATGTGTCTGGCACCTGCCATTCCGAGCAATACAGCCAGAGGCGGAGGGATTATTTATCCTATCATGAAGTCTATGGCCATCAGTTTCGGTTCAGTACCGGACCAGCCGCAAACTCACAGAAAACTGGGGTCTTTCCTTACACTGAACAGCTATTACATGAATCTGATAACATCTTCAATGTTCCTTACTGGTACAGCGAGTAATCCGATGTGTCAGAAGTTTGCAGCCAACCTGGGAATAGATATTTCATGGATGTCGTGGGCTGCAGCAGGCTTTATACCTGGGCTGGCAGCTTTCTTTGTTGTTCCTCTGGTACTTTACAAACTTTACCCGCCTGAACTGAAGAAAACGGATGGAGCCCAGAAAATGGCTACAGAAAAGCTTAAAGAAATGGGAGCCGTTTCCCGCAATGAATGGTTAATGTTACTGGCTTTCTTTATTTTATTATTCCTGTGGATTTTTGGAAGCACGCTTTCTATAGACGCTACAACTACTGCATTTATAGGGCTTACCTTACTTTTACTGACTTCTGTGTTAACATGGGAAGATGTAAAATCTGAAAAAGGGGCATGGGATACAATTGTGTGGTTTGCCGTATTGGTAATGATGGCCAGTTCGCTTAATGAATTAGGATTTATCGGGTGGTTTAGCGATCTGATTAAAGCAAAAATCGGAGGATTAAGCTGGCAGGTAGCCTTTCCGGTTATTATATTGGTGTATTTTTTCAGTCATTACATCTTTGCCAGTGCTACTGCACATGTTGCAGCTATGTATGCCGCGCTCCTTGGTGTGGGTATATCTTTAGGAATACCGCCTATGTTACTGGCTATGATGCTTGGCTTCATGGGATCAATTTACGGGGTACTTACCCATTATGGACATGGCCCCGCTCCGGTATATTTTGGCAGTGGCTATGTAGAGCTAAAAGTCTGGTGGCTGAGAGGATTGGAAATAGGAATAGTTTTACTCATCATCTATATGGCCATAGGTGGTCTGTGGATGAAAGTGCTGGGATATTATTAA
- a CDS encoding YgaP family membrane protein, with protein sequence MHTRIAHAIAGILILSSLFLGIKVNENWFWLTGFVGINLLQNAFTNWCLMYVILHKLGIKDDGRSCSR encoded by the coding sequence ATGCATACAAGAATTGCACACGCTATAGCAGGAATTTTAATCCTGTCCAGTCTCTTTTTAGGAATTAAAGTCAATGAAAACTGGTTTTGGCTTACAGGTTTTGTAGGAATTAATCTTTTACAGAATGCGTTTACCAACTGGTGTCTAATGTATGTAATCCTTCATAAACTGGGGATTAAGGACGACGGAAGAAGCTGTTCCAGATAA
- a CDS encoding VIT1/CCC1 transporter family protein has product MINPKSIQTEVDASYLYGILADNEENADVANIFRQMSDIENKHAIAFIKKNGLSIASLPLPSKRAKVLKLIGKIFGYDYVLGVLLDTEKSISSAVTAARRKSKTAGSLSDTAHVTILKNVLSNTPGISGTNLARFEKRHRSVGGNALRAAVLGGNDGLVSNFSLVMGIAGATNGQNEVLLTGIAGLLAGALSMALGEWISVKSSQELFENQMALEMEELETNPEDEEKELALIYTSKGIPQDQARQMAKDIMTNKDHAHEILVKEELGINAEDLKGSALEAAFTSFILFAIGAIIPVIPFFFLGGMQAVIISALLSAFGLFGIGSAITLFTGKSIWYSGFRQVVFGLLAAAITFAIGKLIGVSIAG; this is encoded by the coding sequence ATGATAAATCCAAAGAGTATACAAACCGAAGTTGATGCAAGTTATTTATATGGCATACTTGCAGATAACGAAGAAAATGCAGATGTAGCAAACATTTTCAGACAGATGAGTGACATTGAAAACAAACATGCTATTGCATTCATTAAAAAAAACGGATTGAGCATTGCCAGCTTACCGTTACCGTCCAAAAGGGCAAAAGTACTCAAGCTTATTGGAAAGATATTCGGTTATGATTATGTATTGGGTGTTTTACTGGACACTGAAAAAAGTATTTCCAGTGCTGTTACTGCAGCCAGAAGAAAGTCAAAAACAGCAGGTTCCTTGTCAGATACGGCTCATGTAACAATTCTTAAAAACGTACTAAGCAATACACCCGGAATATCAGGCACCAACCTGGCAAGATTTGAAAAACGCCACCGCTCTGTTGGTGGAAATGCTTTAAGGGCAGCCGTTTTGGGAGGAAATGACGGGCTTGTTTCCAATTTCAGTTTGGTTATGGGTATTGCAGGGGCTACGAACGGACAAAATGAAGTATTGCTCACAGGAATTGCAGGACTTTTAGCCGGAGCACTCTCCATGGCATTGGGAGAATGGATTTCCGTAAAAAGCTCCCAGGAGTTATTTGAAAATCAGATGGCCCTTGAAATGGAAGAGCTGGAAACCAATCCTGAAGATGAAGAAAAGGAACTGGCTTTAATTTATACTTCTAAAGGAATCCCTCAGGACCAGGCGAGACAAATGGCAAAAGATATCATGACGAATAAAGATCATGCCCATGAAATATTAGTAAAGGAAGAACTTGGCATTAATGCAGAAGATCTGAAAGGGTCGGCATTGGAAGCTGCTTTTACATCCTTTATCCTTTTTGCCATAGGAGCTATTATTCCTGTTATCCCTTTTTTCTTTTTAGGAGGCATGCAGGCCGTAATCATAAGTGCCTTATTAAGTGCTTTCGGCCTATTTGGAATTGGATCAGCCATTACATTATTTACAGGAAAAAGTATCTGGTATTCAGGATTCAGACAGGTGGTTTTCGGATTGCTGGCAGCAGCCATTACATTTGCTATCGGAAAGCTGATTGGCGTGTCAATAGCAGGATAA
- a CDS encoding VOC family protein: protein MKTNLGRVIILVKDYDEAYRFYQQNFFCEKLFDMKVSESQRFLHIRFCSDDHSGIWFLKAETAEQENMVGRQTAGQPTLVIYTDDCNGLYTHVQNNGVKIIEPIVISDSSNYFHCADLYGNRITVVQLK from the coding sequence ATGAAAACAAATTTAGGCCGGGTTATCATACTCGTTAAAGACTATGATGAGGCATACAGATTCTATCAGCAAAACTTTTTCTGTGAAAAGTTGTTTGATATGAAAGTATCCGAAAGCCAAAGATTCCTTCATATACGTTTCTGTTCGGATGACCACTCAGGTATTTGGTTCCTGAAAGCTGAAACGGCAGAACAGGAAAATATGGTAGGCAGACAAACTGCGGGACAGCCTACATTGGTAATATATACAGATGACTGCAACGGACTTTACACCCATGTTCAAAACAACGGAGTGAAAATTATTGAACCTATTGTGATTTCTGACAGCAGTAATTATTTTCATTGTGCTGATCTTTATGGTAACAGGATTACGGTTGTTCAATTAAAATAG
- a CDS encoding sensor histidine kinase, producing MKLSFKKRIATYNLLATAILIAVSFIMIYTVVYYTSYQHLDSDISTEKKEIFKNLNISGDSIAMNKMEEWEEAEHKQLEANPVFIQIVDMNGKTIFQSANLQRNIFLFNPNARKILFFNSTVSNQKIRQGQFPVYNDKDKIIGQLTIGISRQESHNVLHNLFIVLCVVFITIVSVLYFIMYFVASRAIAPIQGLINSASQITYTNLDSRLPLPDNKDEIFRLAATINELLHRLEVSFLQQKQFISDASHEMQTPLAAIKGTMEVLLRKPRTQQYYEDKAREVLIQTDRLSLLYDQLLQLARLESNILTVHKKDILLFSLIGKIESSYTSAIDEKSIKFHNNIPKDFSVKADEMMLERILDNLIANAVKYNVANGTVSCSWDASTHSILIEDTGIGISKDQLPFLFNPFYRADDSRSTQIPGSGLGLSIVKRLCGLQNIDITVESTKGKGTAFRLHFIS from the coding sequence ATGAAACTGAGCTTTAAAAAAAGAATTGCCACGTACAACTTACTGGCTACAGCAATTTTAATTGCCGTTTCATTCATCATGATCTATACTGTGGTTTACTATACTTCTTACCAGCATCTGGATAGTGATATCTCAACAGAAAAAAAAGAAATCTTTAAAAACCTGAATATTAGCGGAGACAGTATTGCTATGAACAAAATGGAAGAATGGGAAGAAGCTGAGCATAAACAGCTGGAAGCCAATCCCGTTTTTATCCAGATTGTTGATATGAATGGTAAAACAATTTTTCAATCAGCTAATTTACAACGTAATATTTTCCTGTTTAATCCCAATGCCCGGAAAATACTATTTTTCAACTCCACCGTCAGCAATCAAAAAATAAGACAGGGTCAGTTTCCTGTTTATAATGATAAGGATAAAATTATCGGCCAATTAACGATAGGAATTTCCAGACAGGAGTCCCATAATGTACTGCACAATTTATTCATTGTATTATGTGTGGTTTTCATCACCATTGTATCAGTATTATATTTCATAATGTACTTTGTGGCATCCAGGGCCATTGCTCCTATCCAGGGATTAATAAATTCAGCATCACAGATTACCTATACAAACCTTGATTCAAGACTGCCTCTACCTGATAATAAAGATGAGATCTTCCGGCTGGCGGCTACAATTAATGAACTGCTCCACAGACTTGAGGTCAGCTTTCTCCAGCAAAAACAGTTCATTTCTGATGCTTCCCACGAAATGCAGACTCCTCTGGCTGCAATTAAGGGGACCATGGAAGTCCTTCTGAGAAAACCAAGAACACAGCAATATTATGAAGATAAAGCCAGAGAAGTATTGATTCAGACAGACCGGTTATCCTTACTTTATGATCAGTTACTGCAGCTGGCACGCCTGGAATCTAATATTCTTACAGTTCACAAAAAAGACATTTTGCTCTTCAGCCTTATCGGAAAGATAGAAAGTTCCTATACTTCTGCTATTGATGAAAAGAGCATTAAATTTCATAATAACATTCCTAAAGATTTCTCTGTAAAGGCAGATGAAATGATGCTGGAAAGAATATTGGATAATCTTATCGCAAATGCCGTAAAATATAATGTAGCAAACGGAACGGTCTCCTGCAGCTGGGATGCGTCTACCCATTCAATTCTCATTGAAGATACCGGAATCGGGATCAGCAAAGACCAATTGCCTTTTTTGTTCAATCCATTTTACAGGGCAGATGACTCCAGAAGCACCCAAATTCCCGGAAGCGGCTTAGGATTATCCATTGTAAAGCGGTTATGCGGTTTGCAAAATATAGATATTACTGTAGAAAGTACAAAAGGAAAAGGAACTGCCTTCAGGCTTCACTTCATTTCGTGA
- a CDS encoding rubrerythrin family protein has product MKGQLLAVLVMSSLALSSCKDNKDVMKLPAAKETRAGNDKGSKAKTIEDMQAAFNGESNASARYAAFSKKASEEGYKEIAMLFKAASLSEKIHAENHKEVLKEMGVEVKPAVIDVKVNSTRENLEFAAKGEAYEVAEMYPKFLKDADDSGSQLALISLNYAYNTEKKHKILYEKALAALAGNTVNSLPKTYFVCPTCGNTYENAAPKRCSISMTSGEKFIKVDTL; this is encoded by the coding sequence ATGAAAGGGCAATTATTGGCAGTATTGGTTATGAGTAGTTTGGCTTTATCTTCCTGTAAAGATAATAAAGACGTAATGAAGTTACCAGCTGCAAAAGAAACAAGAGCGGGAAATGATAAAGGTTCTAAGGCAAAAACAATTGAAGATATGCAGGCAGCCTTCAATGGAGAGTCAAATGCTTCCGCCAGATATGCCGCTTTTTCAAAAAAAGCATCAGAAGAAGGTTACAAAGAAATTGCAATGCTGTTTAAAGCTGCATCTTTGTCGGAAAAAATACATGCCGAAAACCATAAAGAGGTTTTAAAAGAAATGGGCGTTGAGGTAAAGCCGGCTGTTATAGATGTGAAAGTAAATTCAACCAGGGAAAATCTTGAATTTGCAGCAAAAGGAGAAGCTTATGAAGTAGCGGAAATGTATCCGAAATTCCTTAAAGATGCTGATGACAGCGGCAGCCAACTCGCTTTGATAAGCCTGAACTATGCCTATAATACAGAAAAAAAACACAAAATACTATATGAAAAAGCATTGGCAGCGCTGGCAGGCAATACTGTAAATTCCTTGCCAAAAACTTATTTTGTTTGCCCAACCTGTGGCAATACTTATGAGAACGCAGCTCCAAAACGCTGCAGTATTTCGATGACAAGCGGTGAAAAGTTTATAAAGGTCGATACACTATAA
- a CDS encoding DUF1203 domain-containing protein, which produces MNINFRLKSLHDSEFTKYFEMSNAELEKIGVLKMTVDQFPGFPCRVSLEDAKPGEEVILLPYLHHDVNSPYRASGPIFVRKIAKTAYLAVNEIPKMFHHRLLSIRGYNQTGMMQDAAVVEGAALKEQLIRFFENQEISYIHIHNAKPGCYGCLVEKSINKIHSLDYNNPAVIKIL; this is translated from the coding sequence ATGAATATAAATTTTAGATTAAAATCGCTTCATGATTCAGAATTCACCAAATATTTTGAAATGTCAAACGCCGAATTAGAAAAGATCGGGGTTTTGAAAATGACAGTGGATCAATTTCCAGGCTTTCCCTGTCGTGTAAGTTTAGAAGATGCTAAACCGGGGGAAGAAGTAATACTATTGCCTTACTTGCATCACGATGTAAACTCACCGTATAGGGCAAGTGGACCCATATTTGTGAGAAAAATTGCAAAAACAGCATATTTAGCGGTAAATGAAATTCCAAAGATGTTTCATCATCGGTTACTTTCGATACGGGGTTATAACCAAACAGGAATGATGCAAGATGCAGCTGTTGTTGAAGGAGCTGCTTTGAAAGAGCAATTAATTCGGTTTTTTGAAAATCAGGAGATAAGCTATATCCATATTCATAATGCAAAACCCGGATGCTATGGTTGTCTGGTGGAAAAGAGCATAAACAAGATACACTCATTGGATTACAATAATCCTGCAGTTATTAAGATATTATAA